One stretch of Riemerella columbina DNA includes these proteins:
- a CDS encoding TonB-dependent receptor → MIKKLSLISMFSLLPASFYYAQTTVYAYVKDANGKPIENAVVDVQDSNEDAKADKIGYFQLVDLMPGHYQIMVSQPNFEKKFLEFDVTANEKRKDLGVITLYSNLNGSDLGVVLLDDANDTDEASIQPTLGLLQSSRDVFSSVAAYDLGFYWFRPRGVDSRTSNVMMNGISMVNADRGNVDFSQWGGLNEVTRYPEIAVNHSPSEYAFGGVGSVVYKNMKASEHRKGVQLTQSVTNRNYRYRTSVRYSSGMNRNGWAFTIMGARRWAQEGIQEGTFYDAYGTYLGIEKKINDQHTLTFNFIGSPYRRSTASPATQEVYDYRGVHYNAYWGWQDGEKRSERVKTGFQPLFQLTDYWKINKDTQLWTTLSYQFGKTKASRLDWYNVQNPSPLYYKNLPSYYAGLDNPNPADLEQWEVVRNRWLDNDQKYTQIDWERLYRTNLNQKLNGGQAAYFLVNDVTDSKTWNVNTHLVHNLTDRTQLFLNLSYQNYISDQYREVKDLLGADYALNKDSFASSNQPKLSGLFNDGEEDTHKKVGDKIQYDYTYRRQEVKINPAVKFSTGRFDVFLSGLAAYTSNSREGKFNHYLYSNALGKSGDYNFWNLGLKGQIIYKIDGRNFLVYNGAYYSQAPVLNNLFINARTNNATIPNIKNTVISANDISYMMATPFVKMRATAYLIDTENDTNVQRFFADGIKLSDVDADGNATNTKSAFVTQVMANVNRRNMGVELGAEVKVSPTITVNGIASYGQYTYTNNPNVYYASDAAGVFSNGLSYKDYGVSYIKNFRQGGTPQQAYSVGIKYSSPKYWWVGVNWNYLGDNYLDPSPLLRSDFFLYNANTGTPYAGATEEEYRRLVQQVKLAPAYFFNINAGKSWMIGKYYILLTASVNNLLNNTKYATGGFEQARNVNFADFKKDHDRAYPYFAPKYFYTQGRSYFVNLQFRF, encoded by the coding sequence TAGATGTACAAGATTCCAATGAAGATGCGAAAGCCGATAAAATTGGCTATTTTCAGTTGGTGGATTTAATGCCTGGGCATTACCAAATTATGGTATCTCAACCAAACTTTGAGAAGAAATTTTTAGAGTTTGATGTGACTGCCAACGAGAAAAGGAAAGATTTAGGCGTCATTACCCTCTACTCTAACCTCAACGGTTCAGATTTAGGCGTGGTATTACTTGATGATGCCAATGATACTGATGAGGCTTCCATACAGCCTACATTAGGGCTATTGCAGTCCTCCAGAGATGTATTCAGTAGCGTTGCCGCTTATGATTTAGGCTTCTATTGGTTCCGCCCAAGAGGGGTAGACAGTAGAACCAGTAATGTGATGATGAACGGCATCTCTATGGTGAATGCAGACCGTGGTAATGTAGATTTCAGCCAATGGGGCGGACTTAATGAAGTCACACGCTACCCAGAAATTGCAGTGAACCACTCGCCGTCAGAATATGCTTTCGGTGGTGTAGGCTCCGTGGTTTATAAAAATATGAAAGCCAGCGAACACCGCAAAGGCGTACAACTGACCCAATCTGTTACCAATAGAAACTACCGCTACAGAACTTCCGTAAGGTATTCTTCAGGGATGAATAGAAACGGCTGGGCGTTTACCATTATGGGCGCGCGCAGATGGGCACAAGAAGGCATCCAAGAAGGTACTTTCTATGATGCTTATGGAACTTATTTAGGCATTGAGAAGAAAATCAACGACCAACATACGCTGACTTTCAACTTCATTGGTTCTCCTTACCGAAGAAGTACCGCCAGCCCTGCCACACAAGAGGTTTATGATTACCGTGGCGTACACTACAACGCCTATTGGGGTTGGCAAGATGGCGAAAAAAGAAGCGAAAGAGTAAAAACAGGCTTCCAGCCTTTGTTCCAATTAACAGATTATTGGAAAATCAATAAAGACACCCAACTTTGGACCACGCTATCTTATCAATTTGGGAAAACCAAAGCTTCGCGTTTAGATTGGTATAATGTTCAGAACCCATCGCCATTGTACTATAAAAACTTACCGAGCTACTATGCGGGATTGGACAACCCTAACCCTGCCGATTTAGAGCAATGGGAAGTGGTGCGCAACCGTTGGTTGGATAACGACCAAAAATATACGCAAATCGATTGGGAAAGACTATACCGCACCAATCTCAACCAGAAATTAAATGGTGGGCAGGCGGCTTATTTCCTCGTGAATGATGTAACAGACAGCAAAACTTGGAATGTTAATACGCATTTGGTTCATAACCTAACGGATAGAACGCAATTGTTCTTAAATCTATCCTACCAGAACTACATTTCTGACCAATATAGAGAAGTCAAAGACCTCCTTGGGGCAGATTATGCGCTTAACAAAGACTCTTTTGCCTCTTCTAACCAGCCTAAACTTTCGGGCTTGTTCAACGATGGCGAAGAAGATACCCATAAAAAAGTGGGCGATAAAATTCAGTACGACTATACTTACCGCAGACAAGAGGTTAAAATTAACCCTGCAGTGAAATTCAGCACTGGCCGTTTTGATGTCTTCTTATCAGGACTTGCAGCCTATACCAGCAACAGCCGAGAAGGGAAATTTAACCACTATTTATACAGCAATGCCTTAGGTAAATCTGGCGATTATAACTTCTGGAATTTAGGATTGAAAGGACAGATTATTTACAAAATTGATGGTAGAAATTTCTTAGTTTATAATGGTGCTTACTATTCTCAAGCGCCTGTATTAAACAACCTTTTCATCAATGCTAGAACCAATAACGCCACCATTCCGAACATTAAAAACACTGTAATTAGTGCGAATGACATCAGCTATATGATGGCGACACCTTTCGTTAAGATGCGTGCTACGGCTTACCTCATCGATACGGAAAACGACACGAATGTGCAGCGCTTCTTCGCGGATGGCATCAAACTGAGCGATGTAGATGCGGACGGCAACGCCACAAACACAAAAAGTGCTTTTGTAACGCAGGTAATGGCTAATGTAAACCGTAGAAATATGGGGGTAGAATTAGGCGCCGAAGTGAAAGTAAGCCCAACCATTACGGTTAATGGAATTGCCAGTTACGGGCAATACACCTATACCAATAATCCTAATGTTTACTACGCTTCAGATGCTGCAGGCGTGTTCTCTAACGGATTATCTTACAAGGACTATGGTGTGTCTTACATCAAAAACTTTAGACAAGGGGGTACACCACAGCAAGCCTATTCTGTTGGGATTAAATACAGCTCTCCAAAATATTGGTGGGTGGGTGTCAATTGGAATTACCTTGGCGATAATTATTTAGATCCATCGCCGCTATTGCGTTCAGATTTCTTCCTCTACAATGCCAACACAGGTACGCCTTACGCTGGCGCTACAGAAGAGGAATACCGAAGATTGGTACAACAAGTCAAGTTGGCTCCCGCTTATTTCTTCAACATCAATGCAGGGAAATCTTGGATGATTGGCAAATATTACATTTTATTAACCGCGTCTGTGAACAACCTTCTCAACAATACCAAATATGCGACAGGAGGCTTTGAGCAAGCGAGAAATGT